The nucleotide sequence GCCCAAATGGTGAACGACGTTACCGCGCTGCGGTTTGATCCGCAACTGGCGGAAGTGGTCGCAGAGTATCGATGTCCCGTAATCCTGATGCACATGCTGGGTGAGCCCAAAACCATGCAGGAGAACCCGCGCTATGACGCGGTGATTCCTGAAATCATCTCGTTTCTCCAAGCGCGGATTGATTTCGCGCTCCAGCGCGGGATCGATCCGGAGCAGATTATCGTCGATCCCGGCATCGGGTTCGGCAAGACAGTCGAACACAACCTCGAAATCCTCAGGGAGCTCGCCCGGTTAAAGGCGCTCGGCAGGCCAATCCTTGTCGGCCCGTCGCGTAAATCAACAATCGGAAAGATCCTCGGCACGGGTTTCGAGGACAGGGTCGAAGGAACCGCCGCCGCAGTCACGGTCTCCATCATGGGTGGAGCCCATATCGTTCGCGTTCACGACGTGAAGCAGATGGCGCGCGTCTCGAAAATGACAGATGCTATAATAGGCTCGGTTCTTTGATTCAACCGTTTCCGAAAGTCTACCCGAAAATCAATCAAAGAACGCTTATCAGTCACAGACGGGAGCATCACATATGCGAAAACTATTCGGAACCGACGGAATCCGCGGCGTTGCCAACGTCGAGCCGATGACGTGCGAGACCGCGCTGAAACTCGGACGCGCGGCGGGTCACGTTTTCCAGGAGAATGACCGGCGGCATCGTATCGTGATCGGAAAAGACACGCGACTCTCGGGATATATGATCGAAAGCGCTTTGGTCGCAGGAATTTGCTCTATGGGCGTTGATGCGCTCCTGGTGGGACCGATGCCCACGCCGGCGGTGGCTCTGATCACGCGGAGTCTTCGCGCCGACGCCGGCGTCGTCATCTCGGCTTCACACAATCCGTATGAGGATAATGGCATCAAGTTTTTCTCCCGCAGCGGATTCAAGCTGCCCGATGAGATCGAGGAACGCATGGAATATCTCATCTCGACCGGCGAAATTGATCACATCCGCCCGACCGCCAGCAAAGTCGGCAAAGCCTTCAGAATCGACGACGCCGTCGGCCGGTATATCGAATTCGTCAAGACATCGATCCCAAAAGGGATGACTTTTGATGGGATACGGGTGGTCGTTGACTGCGCCAATGGAGCAAGTTACAAGGTTGCCCCCATCGTCCTCTCGGAGCTTGGCGCCGACGTTATCCCCGTGAACGTCAATCCCGATGGGACCAACATTAATAAGAAATGCGGTTCGATCTACCCGGAGCAGATGTGCGCGAAAATGAAGCAGGAAAAGGCGCATGTGGGAATGGCTTTTGATGGCGACGCCGATCGGGTGGTTCTGGCCGACGAGCACGGCGTGCAGGTCGATGGCGACCAGATCATGGCCATGTGCGCAATCGACATGATTAGAGAAGGCCGCTTGCCCCAGAACACGCTGGTAACGACGGTCATGAGCAACCTCGGGCTCGAGCACGCGCTCAAACCGGTCGGCGGCAAACTCGTTAAAACCAAGGTCGGCGACCGCTATGTTGTCGAGGAAATGCTGCGGGGCAAATACACCGTAGGAGGCGAGCAGTCGGGGCACATCGTTTTTCTCGACTATAACACCACCGGCGACGGCATGATCAGCGCCCTGCAGGTACTTGCCCTGATGAGGAAAACAGACAAATCGCTCAACGAGCTCGCCTCGTGCATGATGCGTTTTCCGCAGGTTCTCATCAATGTGACTGTCCAGCGCAAGGAACCCATCGACACCATCCCTCGGGTAAAGCAGGAAATCGATATGGCGAAGGACAGGCTGGGCGATTCCGGGCGCATCCTCGTGCGGTACTCCGGTACCGAGCCGCTCGCGCGCGTCATGGTCGAGGGAAGAGATACAAACCTCATTCACGAGCTTGCGGAATCGATCGCGGCCGCCATTCGCGCGGAATTAGGCTGAGTCCGGATTCAATTCGAGTTCAAAAACACCCCAATATCAGATCAGCGAATGAAAGTGACACCACATGATACATCTCGGAGTGAACATCGATCATGTAGCAACCGTAAGACAGGCGCGGCGAGATATTGAGCCCGATCCGGTGGCGGCGGCGGTCATCTGCGAGCTTGCGGGCGCTCACGGAATAA is from Candidatus Abyssobacteria bacterium SURF_5 and encodes:
- the folP gene encoding dihydropteroate synthase, with the translated sequence MLHCEDFAGALEQYSSTRFTLRLRSGTLSLSERTLIMGILNVTPDSFSDAGRFYRFDAAVAQAEKMAEDGADIIDIGGESTRPGAESVSEEEEARRVIPVIEYLVKRATVPISIDTCKAGIARRALDAGAQMVNDVTALRFDPQLAEVVAEYRCPVILMHMLGEPKTMQENPRYDAVIPEIISFLQARIDFALQRGIDPEQIIVDPGIGFGKTVEHNLEILRELARLKALGRPILVGPSRKSTIGKILGTGFEDRVEGTAAAVTVSIMGGAHIVRVHDVKQMARVSKMTDAIIGSVL
- a CDS encoding phosphoglucosamine mutase codes for the protein MRKLFGTDGIRGVANVEPMTCETALKLGRAAGHVFQENDRRHRIVIGKDTRLSGYMIESALVAGICSMGVDALLVGPMPTPAVALITRSLRADAGVVISASHNPYEDNGIKFFSRSGFKLPDEIEERMEYLISTGEIDHIRPTASKVGKAFRIDDAVGRYIEFVKTSIPKGMTFDGIRVVVDCANGASYKVAPIVLSELGADVIPVNVNPDGTNINKKCGSIYPEQMCAKMKQEKAHVGMAFDGDADRVVLADEHGVQVDGDQIMAMCAIDMIREGRLPQNTLVTTVMSNLGLEHALKPVGGKLVKTKVGDRYVVEEMLRGKYTVGGEQSGHIVFLDYNTTGDGMISALQVLALMRKTDKSLNELASCMMRFPQVLINVTVQRKEPIDTIPRVKQEIDMAKDRLGDSGRILVRYSGTEPLARVMVEGRDTNLIHELAESIAAAIRAELG